GGGTTTGAGCTGAAGGCTGCAGGATATAATAAGAGCGGAGCTGAATATGCAGGCATCAAGGTAAACAGAAATATTATCTTTTCTATGATGATTGCCGGAGCTCTTTCAGGTCTTGCAGGTTTAACCTATTATGCAGGTTATTCCCTTAACATGCAGATCGGTGTTTTACCCTCTCAAGGTTTTGACGGAATAGCTGTTGCTCTTCTAGGTGCCGGAAATTCGATAGGTGTTGCTTTAAGCTCCATCTTTTTCGGTATTCTCCATGTGGGGAAGGGCTTTATGAGTGCCAACACAAATGTTCCGCCCGAAATAGCCGATACCATCATTGCAGTTATCATTTATTTTACAGCTACAAGTTTATTGTTAAAGAAATTTTGGTCTAAAATCCGAAAAAATAAGGAAAAAACCGTCAAGGAGGCGAACTAATTATGTGGTATACTTTAACTTCAATATTTCCCTATGTTATAGCATATACGATTCCGCTTTTAGTTACTTCTTTGGGCGGTCTTTATAGTGAGAGGAGCGGGGTAGTAAATTTAGGGCTTGAAGGCCTCATGCTTGTAGGCAGCTTTGCCGCAGCTATTACCATCCATCTTTTAGAAGGCTTGATACCCTCAGGCCTTCTTGTCCCCGTAGGCCTTTTAGCTGCCGTAATTATGGGAATCTTATATTCTCTTTTACATGCCTTTGCTTCAATTACATTAAAGGCTGATCAGATTATAAGCGGTACTGCCATAAATATGTTGGCTGCAGCCTTAACGGTTTATACCGCTAGGGCCATCTTAGGTTCGGGAAATGTCCGTGTAAACAGCATAATCAGAAAAGACATTCCCGGCTTGGCGAATATTCCCGTTTTGGGGCCATTATTCTTTTCTCAAAGCTATTGGAGTACATGGCTTGTTTTGGCTATTTTGGTTTTTTCTTGGTTTTTACTTTATAAGACCTCTTTCGGTCTGAGGCTCCGAGCCTGCGGGGAGCATCCTTCGGCCGTAGCCAGTGCGGGCGTAAATGTGCATAAGATGCGTTACTTTGCCGTATGTGCGAGCGGTGCCTTGGCCGGTTTAGGCGGAGCCGTTATTCTTGTAACCTATTCCGGCGAATTTAACGGCAGTGTTGACGGCCTTGGCTTTTTAGCCCTTGCAGCTCTAATCTTCGGTCAGTGGAAGCCTTTAGGCATATTGGGTGCAACCTTCTTTTTCGGTTTTGCCCGTACGGTTGCAAATGTTTCTCAGGTTATCCCTTCCTTGAGCCTTATTCCTCCGGTTTGGCTTAAAATTTTCCCTTATGTGGTAACATTGATAGCCCTTGTTCTTTTTAGTAAACATTCGGCGGCTCCCAAGGCTGACGGGGAACCTTATTAAACTTTTAATCAAGGAAGTGCCTATGGAAAAACGCTTTTTTAGACCGTTCAGCCTTATATTCACTTTTTTTATAGCCTTTAATTTCTTTGGGCCGGCCTTTGATTTTTTTGGGCCTGCTCTTAATCTATTTGGGCAAGAAAATACCGAAACTGCCTTGTCCGAAAAGGTTCTTGGTATAGAGGGAGTCTGGGAGAATGGCGGCCGGTTTATAGAATTTTCACGAGACAGGGAAAAAGATTTTCTCGATATGAGGGTTGTTTTAAAGCCTTATTACCGCTTTGTGTACGAAAAAATGGGAAATTTTTCTTCCTCCATAGAAGCTCTTGAAAATTCTAAAAGTCAATTTTATTTAAGAGTAAACTATCCCTATGTTAAAAAAGCCGTTGTTTTTCCCGTATGTATAGAAAATAATTTCTTTTTTACTTCATTTTATAAAAAAATCCCTTATGAGGTAAAAGAAGAAAGAGCGGATAATCTTTTAGAACCAAAAGATGAAAACTCTGAAAGCTCCCTTGACGAGAAGAAAAATCTCTTGGACGGCTTTTGGATAGAACAGGGCAGTCCTGACGGCATCCTTCTTTATCCTAATGAAGCTCCTGCTTCAATCGATGCTTACTTTTTTATCGGAGACGATTATATCCGTTTTCGCTATTGGCTTGATGACCTTGAGTATAATGACAAAAAAGTAATTGTAAAAGGAAATGACGGAACCGGTTACGAATTCCCCCGCCTTTTAAAAAGAGGCAGCCTTGTTTATTCATGTCTTACCAATACCGGCGGTATTTTACGCAATTATGAAACGGGAAAGTATACAATTTCTTCGGATTCAAATGCTGAAAATACCCAAGGCCTATTTTTAAGTTTTAAGCCCCTTGGTGCAGGACCCGGCACTCATGCCGCTCCCGATACCTATCCCAAGGCACAGTTTTCGGTTTTAGAAAATTTACCTCTTTATATACTGGATGCCGGGAATGTCTTTGCAATGGGCTCTCCGTTTTTGATCAGATCCGATGTTAAAAATTTGGATGCCGAAATCGAAAAACACAATTCAAAGCGGAGACCTCCGCCTGAGCCGTCTATACCACCGGCTGAAGATTTATAAGAAGGAAGGAATTATGCATTATAAGGTTTTGTTTAGGATTGAAAAGTTTAACTTAATAGACAAGTTAAAACACAAGATAACTAATTATAAAAGATATTGTGAAGAAACGGGCGATACTGCCGAAATTGAAGTTGTTTTTGCAGGGGATGTTGTAAAATACTTTGAAAATTTTGAAAACGATTTTACGGATTCGGGGCTCGACATAGCCCTATGCCACAATGCTCTTACAGGACAAAACATGCCCGATATAAACTATAAAAATATTAGAACCGTCAGGGCCGGAATAGGCGAAATTATAAGCCGAAAAGCCGAAGGTTTTATCGAATATACGATAGAATAACGATGCACTATAAAATTAAAGAGGTACCAGGAGTTTTTTAATCATAGGTACCTCTTTAAATCTTGTTATTTTAAGCTTCTTATTCTTTAGGCCATGTCAAGACCTTTTCGCAAAGGGCTGCAAAGTCCTTTGCTACTTTTTTTGCATCATCTACCGGGATGACGGCTTCTTGATTTAAGGTTTTCTCAAAGAAATGCTCAATCAATTTAAAGGTATCGGGAAGAGGGTAAAATAGGAAAGCAAAGTTGATGCCCACAGGTTTTACTACCGTAAAAGCCGAAATAGCTTCTTGAGGAGTTTTGCTGTAAATAATGGTGGACTGATTTTTTGCAGTATAAATATTGGATTCTTTAAATCTTAAAGGTACTTGGAAATTTTTATCTCTAAATACAGGTTCGGTTGCCTTGTGGGGGAAGTTTGGCGGTTCTACCAATAAGAAAAGTTTTTTTCCGTTTGTTTGGAAGGTTAATCCGTCACCGGTCATATAAATGTCTTTTACTGTTGAATATGAAATTATTTCATAAACACTGTAGGCCGAATCTTCCTTAAAAAAGGATGAAACAATGTATCCTTCATCCATAGGCAATTTGTTTTGAGCATAAGCTTCAAAAAGGTCAATTGCTTTTAAATTCGACATGAAAAACTCCTTTTGATTTATTGTTGAATTATATACTATTTTTTTTAAGTCTTCAAGGCTTAAAAACCGAACTTTGTCTAATTTTGTAAAAAAAGACCTTGACATTTTTTCCGTTTTTTAGCATAATAGCCCCTATACTCGGTGGGTATAGTTCAGGGGTAGAGCGCCAGATTGTGGTTCTGGTTGTCGTGGGTTCAAATCCCACTACCCACCCTATGCAGAGCTGATAAAGTTCTACATCTTTTGCGCCTGTAGCTCAGCTGGATAGAGCATCGGACTTCGAATCCGCAGGTCGCACGTTCGAATCGTGTCGGGCGCATAGATTTGCCGCCTATTTTACTGTTTCCATAATTTTTAATTACTTGACAAAACAGTCTGATTTTGATAGGCTTAAAAATCTATTTTATTGTTATAAGAGGTGACGAATGGCGATTAAACAGCCTAAGGGAAAAACAGTTAGACGACTCGGCGTTAATATTTACGGCAACCCAAAATATGACAAACTTTTGGATCGCAAGCCGAATGGTCCCGGAAAAGAACGCGGCGCAAGAAAACGGGGCAAGACTTCTGTTTATGGTGAACAATTAAAGGAAAAACAAAAATTCAGATTTGCTTATGGAATTTCGGAACGAC
The DNA window shown above is from Treponema denticola and carries:
- a CDS encoding DsrE family protein encodes the protein MHYKVLFRIEKFNLIDKLKHKITNYKRYCEETGDTAEIEVVFAGDVVKYFENFENDFTDSGLDIALCHNALTGQNMPDINYKNIRTVRAGIGEIISRKAEGFIEYTIE
- a CDS encoding ABC transporter permease, coding for MWYTLTSIFPYVIAYTIPLLVTSLGGLYSERSGVVNLGLEGLMLVGSFAAAITIHLLEGLIPSGLLVPVGLLAAVIMGILYSLLHAFASITLKADQIISGTAINMLAAALTVYTARAILGSGNVRVNSIIRKDIPGLANIPVLGPLFFSQSYWSTWLVLAILVFSWFLLYKTSFGLRLRACGEHPSAVASAGVNVHKMRYFAVCASGALAGLGGAVILVTYSGEFNGSVDGLGFLALAALIFGQWKPLGILGATFFFGFARTVANVSQVIPSLSLIPPVWLKIFPYVVTLIALVLFSKHSAAPKADGEPY